The following proteins are co-located in the Gloeocapsa sp. PCC 7428 genome:
- a CDS encoding NAD(P)/FAD-dependent oxidoreductase has protein sequence MARTPQFRQFIRILQQAQRENLKAEGKSPPLTKQRVSWTRRRLLKLVALASGSALATNALPHSEKAWSRDRQNPKIAIIGGGIAGLNAAYQLKKAGLTASVYEARQRLGGRVLSVTGVVGEGLVIDLGAHFINTDHVDILELVKEFGLSLFNRTEDAQRFPFPETGYYFNGRLRSEAEVATKLRPLARQISRDADLLDEDYEQFAPKFDRISVAKYLDKHADKISEQFIRVLVENTIRTEYGVEPDKSSALQLLFNLPTVDGNKVEILGNSDETFVVEGGSGRIIDSLAQALSGQIFSGMRLMQIESRGRGFHLTFSGNYEVDADYVIIAIPFTVLRDVKIRVDLPKQLRRFINEVDLGANEKLYAGFNKKVWRREKGFIKEAWTDLGFSAAWDETQRQVDRKNGALTFYFGGNEVTTLQSGSTKSQGKKFANQFENIIPSVKRVANERFLRTQWTQDPFTKGSYTSFKPGQLTDFADFFYIESDNPEERQDVNVGNLVFAGEHLSDEFYGYMNGAAQTGRLAAEVVLGMCLRAKKARFM, from the coding sequence ATGGCGCGTACACCGCAGTTTCGCCAATTCATCCGAATTCTACAGCAGGCGCAACGGGAGAACCTCAAAGCTGAAGGCAAATCTCCACCATTAACAAAACAGCGAGTTTCATGGACGCGAAGACGATTGCTCAAATTAGTAGCGCTGGCTTCAGGAAGCGCACTTGCAACCAACGCGTTACCTCATTCAGAGAAAGCTTGGAGCCGCGATCGCCAAAACCCTAAAATTGCGATTATTGGAGGTGGAATTGCTGGATTAAATGCTGCATACCAGTTAAAAAAGGCTGGTTTAACAGCTTCTGTTTATGAAGCTAGACAGCGCTTAGGAGGACGCGTACTGTCAGTTACGGGTGTTGTGGGTGAAGGTCTAGTGATTGATCTAGGTGCTCACTTTATCAATACAGATCATGTAGATATATTAGAGTTAGTCAAAGAATTTGGTCTAAGTCTCTTCAATCGCACTGAAGATGCACAGCGATTCCCCTTTCCCGAAACAGGTTATTATTTTAATGGTAGGCTGCGTTCTGAAGCCGAAGTTGCAACTAAATTGCGTCCACTCGCGCGGCAAATTTCTCGCGATGCTGACTTGCTAGATGAAGACTACGAGCAGTTTGCACCAAAATTCGATCGCATATCCGTTGCTAAGTATCTAGACAAACACGCTGATAAGATTTCAGAGCAGTTTATTCGAGTACTGGTTGAAAATACAATTCGCACCGAGTACGGTGTCGAACCTGACAAGTCTTCAGCACTGCAACTACTATTCAACCTTCCTACAGTCGATGGAAACAAAGTAGAAATATTGGGGAATTCTGATGAAACTTTTGTTGTTGAGGGTGGTAGCGGTAGGATAATCGACAGTTTAGCGCAGGCGCTATCAGGACAAATTTTCTCTGGTATGCGTTTGATGCAGATTGAGTCACGGGGGAGGGGCTTTCACTTGACCTTTTCTGGTAATTATGAAGTTGATGCAGATTATGTCATTATTGCGATTCCTTTTACTGTTCTGCGTGACGTTAAAATTCGAGTAGACTTGCCAAAGCAGTTGCGGCGTTTTATTAACGAAGTCGATCTTGGTGCGAATGAAAAGCTATACGCTGGATTCAACAAGAAAGTGTGGCGTCGAGAAAAAGGGTTTATTAAGGAAGCCTGGACAGATCTCGGATTCTCCGCTGCGTGGGATGAAACGCAGCGACAAGTAGACAGAAAAAATGGAGCGCTGACTTTCTACTTTGGTGGTAACGAAGTTACGACGCTACAATCTGGTAGTACTAAGTCACAAGGCAAGAAGTTTGCAAACCAATTTGAGAATATTATCCCAAGTGTCAAGAGAGTTGCAAATGAAAGATTTTTGCGTACTCAATGGACTCAAGACCCTTTTACTAAAGGCTCTTACACTAGTTTTAAGCCAGGACAACTAACAGACTTTGCAGATTTTTTCTATATCGAATCGGACAACCCAGAAGAGCGCCAAGATGTCAACGTCGGGAATTTGGTTTTTGCTGGTGAGCATTTAAGCGACGAGTTCTATGGATATATGAATGGCGCGGCTCAGACAGGTCGCCTTGCGGCTGAAGTTGTGCTGGGAATGTGTCTCAGAGCAAAAAAAGCAAGGTTTATGTGA
- a CDS encoding HAD family phosphatase, whose amino-acid sequence MTLKAVLFDFNGVIINDEPIHQQLIDQVLIAENLRPKSGEFRQVCLGRSDRACIRELLQRRGRVVSEDYLTQIIKRKAEAYQQELAKLEKLPTYPGLEDLIFQVRSRNLKLAVVSGALRSEVELVLQRLGLAEYFCAIVAGDDITTSKPEPDGYLLAVERLNEIEPSLNLQPAECLAIEDTPAGITAAKRAKIPVVGVANTYPFHMLQRQANWAVDYLSDLDLEYVQQVYTHRNQYVA is encoded by the coding sequence ATGACATTAAAAGCAGTTTTGTTTGATTTCAATGGCGTAATAATTAACGATGAACCAATTCACCAGCAACTAATTGACCAAGTTTTAATTGCCGAAAATCTGCGTCCCAAGTCAGGAGAGTTCCGCCAAGTTTGTTTGGGACGCAGCGATCGCGCGTGTATCCGCGAATTGTTGCAGCGTCGCGGTCGAGTTGTGAGTGAAGACTATTTGACGCAAATTATTAAACGCAAAGCCGAAGCATATCAACAAGAATTAGCAAAACTTGAGAAGTTACCGACTTACCCAGGTTTAGAGGATTTAATTTTTCAAGTGCGATCGCGCAATCTTAAATTAGCAGTGGTGAGTGGTGCATTACGTTCGGAAGTCGAACTCGTGTTACAGCGCCTTGGTTTAGCTGAATACTTTTGTGCGATCGTCGCTGGTGATGATATCACCACGAGTAAACCTGAACCTGATGGTTATCTTCTCGCCGTAGAAAGACTGAACGAGATCGAACCTAGCTTAAACTTACAACCAGCAGAATGCCTTGCGATTGAAGATACTCCAGCCGGAATTACCGCAGCCAAACGCGCCAAAATTCCTGTAGTTGGAGTTGCAAATACTTATCCATTTCATATGCTACAACGCCAAGCTAACTGGGCAGTAGATTACTTGTCTGATTTAGACTTAGAGTACGTACAACAAGTTTATACGCATCGAAATCAATATGTAGCTTAG
- a CDS encoding methyltransferase domain-containing protein yields MSSQDTIWERFLAPVVRFFINEKELQQLYESIDWQQEATRFQQADVETPLYYSSQNFHGIKQGYLNPGAAVSYDPITQYVLLPNETLVRQELIETIQSQPRRILDLGCGTGSTTLMLKQAFPAAEVIGLDLSPYMLVMAERKAQAAHLDIQWRHGNAEHTGFPDASFDVVTASLLFHETPPAVAQSILQESFRLLSVGGEVLILDGNQKTLRQLDWLNNVFEEPYIRDFAAESVDASMVAAGFAAVQTTDLWLIHQVTRGVKPLIHNSGVGESTEEVIPLEGWIPSPA; encoded by the coding sequence ATGTCGAGTCAAGATACCATTTGGGAACGTTTTCTCGCACCTGTTGTGCGTTTCTTTATCAATGAAAAAGAACTACAGCAACTTTACGAGAGTATTGATTGGCAGCAAGAAGCGACAAGATTCCAGCAGGCGGATGTAGAAACACCTTTATACTACAGCAGTCAAAACTTTCACGGTATTAAGCAAGGGTATCTCAATCCTGGTGCGGCAGTATCGTACGATCCAATTACACAGTACGTGTTATTACCTAATGAAACACTCGTACGGCAAGAATTAATTGAGACAATTCAAAGTCAGCCCCGTCGAATTCTTGATTTAGGCTGCGGTACAGGATCAACAACATTAATGCTCAAACAGGCGTTTCCTGCGGCTGAGGTGATTGGTTTAGATTTGTCGCCGTATATGCTAGTGATGGCGGAACGTAAGGCACAAGCTGCTCATCTAGATATCCAATGGCGTCATGGTAATGCAGAGCATACAGGTTTTCCTGATGCTAGTTTTGATGTGGTGACGGCTTCTTTATTATTTCACGAAACACCGCCCGCAGTTGCTCAATCTATTTTGCAAGAAAGTTTTCGTTTACTGAGCGTTGGTGGTGAAGTATTAATTTTAGACGGCAATCAAAAAACGCTACGCCAACTTGACTGGCTAAATAACGTATTTGAAGAACCGTACATCCGTGACTTTGCAGCAGAAAGTGTTGATGCAAGTATGGTTGCAGCAGGGTTCGCGGCTGTGCAGACAACAGATTTATGGTTGATTCATCAAGTCACTCGTGGGGTGAAGCCGTTAATACACAATTCAGGAGTTGGCGAGTCTACCGAGGAAGTCATTCCACTTGAAGGTTGGATACCTTCTCCGGCTTAA
- a CDS encoding DUF3891 family protein — protein MLHRQESAGLVVITQPTHSWVAGCIARVWGNEQFGLFAPREEVCLGAEQHDIGWVVWETAPTLNAKTGYPYNFMELPTATHTNIWSGAKHLALPFGRYATLLVSLHGTGLFERFRRWQESPESSRLVKAYLDQEYTFQEQLIANLENDSYYAAYATPEIIQHNRSLVAAWDTLSLALCMGLDESRQFHHIPTALGEITLTLTPVGNDIIKVSPWVFHQDKVTLVYEGRLLQDKFTDEILMRQALNNAKWVSISNTLIPG, from the coding sequence ATGCTACATCGCCAGGAATCAGCCGGACTTGTTGTCATCACTCAACCTACACATTCTTGGGTCGCGGGTTGCATAGCAAGAGTATGGGGAAATGAACAATTCGGCTTATTTGCGCCTAGAGAAGAAGTTTGTCTTGGTGCTGAACAGCATGATATCGGCTGGGTAGTGTGGGAAACTGCACCCACGTTAAATGCTAAAACAGGCTACCCATACAACTTTATGGAATTACCAACAGCAACACATACAAACATTTGGTCAGGTGCAAAACACCTAGCGTTACCGTTTGGAAGATATGCAACACTCCTCGTCTCACTTCATGGTACAGGATTATTTGAGCGCTTCCGTCGTTGGCAAGAGTCTCCTGAATCTTCTCGGTTAGTCAAAGCCTACTTAGACCAAGAATATACTTTTCAAGAACAGTTAATCGCTAATTTAGAGAATGATTCGTATTATGCAGCGTATGCTACTCCAGAAATTATTCAACATAATCGTTCTCTAGTAGCTGCCTGGGATACACTTTCGTTAGCGTTGTGTATGGGGCTAGATGAATCAAGGCAATTTCATCACATTCCTACAGCGTTAGGTGAAATTACACTAACTTTAACTCCTGTAGGCAATGACATCATAAAAGTCTCTCCTTGGGTGTTTCATCAAGATAAAGTAACACTTGTTTATGAAGGGCGGCTGCTGCAAGACAAATTTACAGATGAAATCTTAATGCGTCAGGCATTAAATAATGCAAAATGGGTAAGTATTTCTAATACATTAATTCCAGGTTGA
- a CDS encoding FAD-binding protein, protein MSIHAVPAVIKFIFRQFEIEEQSNSVGDKAMQYEWLSWSGNIRFTPARIEEPENEEQVIALVQQAIAENRHIRTVGSSHSCSSIFKTDDILVSTEKLQGVDATRRLKPQPSKQERKFIAQQEPNYSKSSRVGD, encoded by the coding sequence GTGTCGATTCATGCTGTTCCTGCTGTCATAAAGTTTATCTTTCGGCAGTTTGAAATCGAGGAACAGAGCAATTCAGTAGGGGATAAAGCAATGCAATACGAATGGTTAAGCTGGTCTGGAAATATTCGATTTACTCCAGCACGCATTGAAGAACCAGAAAATGAGGAGCAAGTTATCGCGTTGGTACAACAGGCGATCGCAGAAAATCGTCATATTCGTACCGTTGGTTCGAGTCACTCTTGCTCATCCATCTTCAAAACCGATGATATCCTTGTTTCTACAGAGAAGTTGCAGGGCGTTGATGCGACACGGCGGCTAAAACCGCAACCGTCAAAGCAGGAACGAAAATTCATCGCTCAGCAAGAACCAAACTATTCCAAGTCCTCACGAGTGGGGGATTGA
- a CDS encoding glycosyltransferase family 4 protein, which yields MKILVLTWEFPPRIVGGIARHVAELYPELVKLGHEIHLMTVEFGQAPLYEVVDGIHVHRVPVAPANDFFHWVVNFNESMGRHGAKLMLEDGPFDIIHAHDWLVGDAAIALKHNFKVPLIATIHATEHGRHNGIHNDIQQYIDGKEKLLAYNAWRVIVCTDYMRREVEWALQTPWNKINVIYNGIRPEKKRRQDFDAINFRRQFAEDGESIVYYVGRMTYEKGVSVLLNAAPKVLWEMGGRVKFVMIGGGNVDHLKRQAWDLGIWDKCYFTGFMSDEPLDKFQTIADCAVFPSLYEPFGIVALESFAARVPVVVSNTGGLPEVVQHTKTGIVTWTNNADSLAWGILEVLKNPGYKQWLIDNAYEDLERRFNWYKLSQQTQNVYAQVLQERSHVVWV from the coding sequence ATGAAAATTCTCGTTTTGACCTGGGAGTTTCCACCTCGAATTGTTGGGGGAATTGCCCGCCATGTAGCGGAGTTGTATCCAGAACTCGTCAAGCTAGGGCATGAAATTCATTTGATGACAGTAGAATTTGGGCAAGCTCCTTTATACGAAGTTGTAGACGGAATTCACGTACATCGCGTACCTGTAGCACCAGCCAACGACTTTTTTCACTGGGTTGTCAATTTTAACGAAAGTATGGGGCGTCACGGCGCAAAGTTGATGCTCGAAGACGGTCCTTTTGATATTATCCACGCGCATGACTGGTTAGTGGGAGATGCAGCGATCGCGCTCAAGCATAACTTCAAAGTTCCCTTAATAGCCACAATTCATGCAACCGAACACGGTCGTCATAACGGTATTCACAACGATATTCAGCAGTATATCGACGGTAAAGAAAAGCTATTAGCTTACAACGCTTGGCGAGTGATTGTGTGTACCGACTATATGCGTCGAGAAGTTGAATGGGCGCTACAAACTCCCTGGAACAAAATCAATGTTATTTATAACGGTATTCGCCCTGAGAAAAAGCGTCGTCAAGATTTTGATGCGATCAACTTTCGCCGCCAGTTTGCCGAAGATGGTGAAAGTATCGTTTACTATGTAGGTCGCATGACTTACGAAAAAGGCGTGTCAGTTTTACTGAATGCGGCTCCCAAAGTATTGTGGGAAATGGGCGGTCGTGTTAAGTTTGTCATGATTGGTGGTGGTAATGTTGACCACTTGAAGCGCCAAGCCTGGGATTTGGGCATCTGGGATAAGTGCTACTTCACAGGTTTTATGAGTGATGAACCACTCGATAAATTTCAGACGATCGCAGACTGTGCCGTATTTCCCAGCCTCTATGAGCCTTTTGGCATTGTGGCGCTCGAAAGCTTTGCAGCGCGTGTTCCGGTTGTCGTTTCTAATACAGGTGGTTTACCCGAAGTCGTTCAGCACACCAAAACAGGGATTGTCACTTGGACGAATAATGCAGATTCACTTGCTTGGGGAATTTTAGAGGTTCTAAAAAACCCTGGTTACAAACAGTGGCTGATTGATAATGCTTACGAAGACTTAGAGCGGCGATTTAACTGGTATAAATTATCACAGCAAACTCAGAATGTTTATGCTCAGGTTTTGCAAGAGCGATCGCACGTTGTTTGGGTGTGA